The following coding sequences are from one Halorubrum sp. BOL3-1 window:
- a CDS encoding ABC transporter ATP-binding protein produces the protein MGTLELDAVTKVFPDGDGEIVAVDDVDIEMRDGEFLVVVGPSGCGKSTTLRMVAGLETVSRGDIRLAGETVNDVKPQHRDIAMVFQSYALYPHMTVRENMAFGLEESTDLSDGEIDERVTDAAETMGIDELLDRKPSDLSGGQRQRVALGRAIVRDPEVFLMDEPLSNLDAKLRSEMRTELQRLQDDLDATTMYVTHDQTEAMTMGDRIAILDAGELQQVATPLECYHEPANRFVAGFIGDPSMNFFDVRRDGETLVGSVFDYPLSESTLDDVGDATDLTLGVRPEDISLAGDAAGEHTFSTVVEVVEPMGDENTVYLRFEDAPEGETFIATIDGLQQVSAGDEIEIEIPEKTIHLFDGESGETVHNREIDE, from the coding sequence ATGGGAACGCTCGAACTCGACGCCGTGACCAAGGTGTTCCCCGACGGCGACGGCGAGATCGTCGCCGTCGACGACGTCGACATCGAGATGCGCGACGGCGAGTTCCTCGTCGTCGTCGGTCCCTCGGGCTGCGGCAAGTCGACGACGCTCCGGATGGTAGCGGGGCTGGAGACGGTCTCTCGGGGTGACATTCGGCTCGCCGGCGAGACCGTCAACGACGTGAAACCGCAACACCGGGACATCGCGATGGTGTTCCAGTCGTACGCGCTGTACCCCCACATGACGGTCCGGGAGAACATGGCGTTCGGCTTGGAGGAGTCGACGGACCTCTCCGACGGCGAGATCGACGAGCGCGTCACCGACGCCGCGGAGACGATGGGCATCGACGAGCTCTTAGACCGGAAGCCGTCCGACCTCTCCGGCGGACAGCGCCAGCGGGTGGCGCTCGGTCGAGCGATCGTTCGCGACCCGGAGGTGTTCCTGATGGACGAGCCGCTCAGCAACCTCGACGCCAAGCTCCGGTCGGAGATGCGGACGGAGCTCCAGCGGCTCCAAGACGACCTCGACGCGACGACGATGTACGTCACGCACGACCAGACCGAGGCGATGACGATGGGCGACCGGATCGCGATCTTAGACGCCGGCGAACTCCAGCAAGTCGCGACCCCGCTGGAGTGTTACCACGAGCCGGCGAACCGGTTCGTCGCCGGGTTCATCGGGGACCCGTCGATGAACTTCTTCGACGTTCGGCGGGACGGCGAGACCCTCGTCGGCTCCGTGTTCGACTACCCGCTCTCGGAGTCGACGCTCGACGACGTCGGCGACGCGACCGACCTCACCCTCGGGGTTCGCCCCGAGGACATCTCGCTGGCCGGCGACGCCGCCGGCGAACACACCTTCTCGACGGTCGTCGAGGTCGTCGAACCGATGGGCGACGAGAACACCGTGTACCTCCGGTTCGAGGACGCACCGGAGGGCGAGACGTTCATCGCCACCATCGACGGTCTCCAGCAGGTCTCGGCCGGCGACGAGATCGAGATCGAGATCCCGGAGAAGACGATTCACCTCTTCGACGGGGAGTCCGGAGAGACGGTTCACAACCGCGAGATCGACGAGTAA